CGATTCTAATTTCAGAGAATAATGGGTCAATACTAGCTAGTGGTGGTCTAGGTTCGTATTCGTGTGAATACTATGATGATCGAAAGCTTCAAAGGCATGAATTTTGTTAactctaattttattttaattatggCAGTAATGTATGTCAATATCTAACTATGATTATATGCAATCAAAGTGATTTAAATCCATAATTTTGTTGTACATGACTGAGATTTTTTCAtttgaatcaatttaaacacTCAATTATCTTCTATTTGGACACGTTTATGAACATTAAGAATTTAAATTGACACACTTACAAAAGTTTAGAGTTTAAGTTGACACAACCATTAGTTtgaagtttaaattgatatagtATCGATATAATAAGCTAAAAGATGATATTTAGTTTGGTCTACTAAGTTAAATTCTCAAAACCtccaatgtttttttttttccatttttatctCTTCATGAGAGGGTGTGCCTTTTGGTCTTAATGAAATGAGTTTAGggtattattttaaataaccaCGAATAGTCTATTTATATGTAGAGTTTTTTTATGACTCCAAAATACATAAAACATCCTCTAAAATTGTccattaaaataattttgttaaattatacAAAGTGCCTTTATATTATGTATGTTTTCATTATGCATTCAAACTCCAAAAACTTCataattttgaaattgttttgaAAGAATTATCTTTTTCTCTTGTTAAAATGAAAGGTAACAATCAATACTACAAAGATTGTGTAAAAGCTTGAAAGAGTACTTAGTGCTCTCAACTATATAGAACTTTCCCAAAATTTGGAACTGTCATTTCACAAAATCCAAATTCACACTTTAGATATCACACCAAACTTAAATGATGTTACAAGTGATTTTATGTATACCTTCTAATATTAACATGTAAGCCATTgtgttaatttgaaattttcatttttgttatGGGTGGATTAATCAAATCCTATTCGAATTTAAGCCAATTGAACCTAAACGAAAAAGACACTCTTAAGACTCCGAGAGTAACGAGCTAAGGAGTTGTGTTCatcgataaattttgaaacaatttttaaaactGGTGTGCAACAATCagattaaattataaaaagtaTCTACAAACTTTAcccattattttttaaaaaatactccTTTATCTATGAACTTTCATCGTTCTTTAAGAATTTTATTGGATTTCGTGTTTTAGAATTTTCAGATATAAGTTCCTAACTTGAGACGATGTGATGATGCCTTGAGATAGTGTGATATCTAATTTTTCATTCTAGATCATCATCACACATTCAAGTATtgattttttcttaaaaaaataaaaattaaaagaaggtTAGTTTTCAAATTTCTGTGAAAATTTAGAGATAAAATTGAGGGTATTTTCTCTAATTTGGTCCAAAGTGAATTACATTTCGAAAGTCCAAACTCCGTAACGGTTAAGTCACCGACGATGACGAGGAAATCCGATCCGAAACCTAAAGATTGGACTTTTCTCGTCGTCGGAACCCTAGCTCCGACCTTCTAATTGAAATCTTAAATCCGAAGCAATCGATTTGGTCAAAATCTTAATCCGCCAGTGTCTTAATTCATTACCTCCTTCTCTTTCCCGGAAATTTCAGTGTCTGATTCAGGGTTCTATTTCTTTCCTTCTTGAATCTTTTATTGAGTCAATCTTCTGAATCAGACATTGTAATCTTCTGTACTTGTTCTTGTTATTTGCAAATGGGGGAGAGGGAAAATTCAATTTTAGAGagttttttattctttcttttttcttttgtacaGGTTGCATAGGTTTTGCAGCAACTGTACAACGATCTTGATTGATTTGCGTTCGTCTTCTTTAATCTTGAGACTGTTCTAAGGTTTTCGCTAGTTGTTCTGTGTTTTACTGTGATTATCTCCCCGGATCGGTTACGATGCTATCCAATCGCTCCGTTGCTCCAGCGATTGATTTGATACCAAACCTTAAACCTCCCTACAGAAGTTTAGATTTTCACAGAATCTTAGTTCTGACCATCACTTTCTTTGCATATGCGTCCTTCCACGCCTCAAGAAAACCTCCTAGCATTGTCAAGAGTGTGCTTGGACCAACAATCCCAGTTAACTCATCAACCATTGTGCTGAATTCGACTTCAATTGAATCGGATTTGACTTCCAATGGAACTGGGTGGGCTCCTTTTAATGGCCCTGATGGCACCCAGTTGCTTGGGGAGCTTGATCTTGCATTTCTTTCTGCATATTCCATTGGAATGTATTTTGCAGGACACATTGGTGATCGTATTGATTTGAGGTTGTTTCTTGTTTTTGGGATGATGGGTAGCGGCATTTGTACAATACTATTCGGGTTAGGATATTGGTTAAATCTTCATGTCTTGTGGTTTTTTTTTAGTGTTCAGGTTGTGTGTGGTTTAGTTCAGTCAATTGGATGGCCATGTGTGGTGGCAATTGTAGGAAATTGGTTTGGTAGAGCTAGGAGGGGACTGATAATGGGGATCTGGAATTCACATACTTCGGTTGGAAACATTGTCGGGTCGGTTATAGCTTCCGGGATCTTGGAACTTGGATGGGGTTGGTCGTTTGTGGTACCTGGAGCTTTAGTGATTCTGGTCGGCATTTTGgtgtttctgtttcttgttgTAAGTCCATTTGACATTGGCTTTGGAAACTCTGGTAGTGAGATTCAATTGAACGCTGAGGTGAGTCCAGTAGAAAAATTGGAGATTACAGATTCTGAGGAGGCAGTATTGCTTGATGATGGACATTCAGATTCTACGGCTGCAATTGGTTCTGATTCTATGG
The sequence above is drawn from the Cucumis melo cultivar AY chromosome 2, USDA_Cmelo_AY_1.0, whole genome shotgun sequence genome and encodes:
- the LOC103487391 gene encoding putative glycerol-3-phosphate transporter 5; its protein translation is MLSNRSVAPAIDLIPNLKPPYRSLDFHRILVLTITFFAYASFHASRKPPSIVKSVLGPTIPVNSSTIVLNSTSIESDLTSNGTGWAPFNGPDGTQLLGELDLAFLSAYSIGMYFAGHIGDRIDLRLFLVFGMMGSGICTILFGLGYWLNLHVLWFFFSVQVVCGLVQSIGWPCVVAIVGNWFGRARRGLIMGIWNSHTSVGNIVGSVIASGILELGWGWSFVVPGALVILVGILVFLFLVVSPFDIGFGNSGSEIQLNAEVSPVEKLEITDSEEAVLLDDGHSDSTAAIGSDSMAAIGSDSMAAIGFVEACKLPGVAPFAVCLFFSKLVAYTFLYWLPFYIRHTAVAGVHLSHKTAGILSTIFDIGGVCGGILAGYMSDLIDARAVTSITFLVLSVPALVLYRAFGGISTITNACLMFLSGLLVNGPYSLIATAVAADLGTQSSIGGNSRALATVTAIIDGTGSVGAALGPLMAGYLSRFGWNLVFFVLILSIFFAALCLVRLARTEIKEKLDEGRWFSNTQTSPTVV